A genomic stretch from Meriones unguiculatus strain TT.TT164.6M chromosome 15, Bangor_MerUng_6.1, whole genome shotgun sequence includes:
- the Tmem169 gene encoding transmembrane protein 169, giving the protein MEESASVESQGQLPSPHHGSLRRAVAAALALDGESTMGRRKKKRKESRPESIIIYRSDNEKTDEEPEDSEGGDRPKEEEGEDFLDYPIDDGVWNVPLDSRYVTLTGTITRGKKKGQMVDIHVTLTEKELQELTKPTELSREVAPEGRRACQVGADQGPHVVLWTLVCLPVVFVLSFVVSFYYGTITWYNIFLVYNEERTFWHKISCCPCLILFYPVLIMAMASSLGLYAAVVQLSWSWGAWWRAACDMEKGFCGWLCSKLGLEDCSPYSIVELLESDNISGNLSNKDPIQEVETSTV; this is encoded by the exons ATGGAAGAGTCAGCATCAGTGGAAAGCCAGGGTCAGCTCCCAAGCCCCCACCATGGCTCACTGAGAAGGGCAGTGGCTGCTGCCCTGGCCCTGGATGGGGAATCCACAATGGGCcgcaggaagaagaagaggaaagagtcTCGCCCGGAGTCCATCATCATCTACCGGTCAGATAATGAGAAGACGGATGAGGAGCCTGAAGATTCTGAAGGTGGAGATCGGCctaaagaggaggagggggaggacttCCTGGACTATCCCATAGATGACG GTGTGTGGAACGTGCCTTTGGACAGCCGCTACGTCACACTAACGGGGACCATCACACGAGGGAAGAAAAAGGGTCAGATGGTGGATATCCATGTCACTCTGACAGAGAAGGAGCTGCAGGAACTGACCAAACCCACGGAGCTGTCAAGGGAAGTGGCACCTGAGGGTAGAAGGGCCTGCCAGGTCGGGGCAGACCAGGGGCCACACGTGGTCCTCTGGACACTGGTCTGCCTACCTGTGGTCTTCGTCCTTTCTTTTGTCGTGTCTTTCTACTACGGCACTATCACCTGGTACAACATCTTTCTTGTGTACAATGAGGAGAGGACCTTCTGGCATAAGATTTCCTGCTGTCCGTGCCTCATTCTCTTCTATCCAGTGCTCATCATGGCCATGGCCTCTTCCCTGGGGCTCTATGCTGCCGTGGTCCAGCTCTCGTGGTCCTGGGGAGCATGGTGGCGAGCTGCCTGTGACATGGAGAAAGGTTTCTGTGGCTGGCTCTGCAGCAAGTTGGGTCTGGAGGACTGTTCTCCCTACAGCATTGTGGAACTGCTGGAGTCTGATAATATCTCAGGCAATCTCTCCAACAAGGACCCCATCCAGGAAGTAGAAACCTCTACTGTCTAA